In the genome of Xyrauchen texanus isolate HMW12.3.18 chromosome 33, RBS_HiC_50CHRs, whole genome shotgun sequence, one region contains:
- the LOC127627213 gene encoding parvalbumin, thymic CPV3-like produces MSLTSILSAEAIENAVKDCQAPDSFCYKKFFQLCGLSQKSPQEVKDVFRIIDEDNSGFIEEAELKFFLQRFFPGARTLTEKEIKSLLTAADDDSDGKIGAEEFQTMVLS; encoded by the exons ATGTCACTTACTTCCATCCTCTCCGCTGAAGCCATTGAGAATGCTGTTAAAGACTGCCAAG CTCCAGACTCCTTTTGTTATAAAAAGTTTTTCCAACTTTGTGGCCTGAGTCAGAAAAGTCCCCAAGAGGTGAAGGATGTCTTCCGCATTATAGATGAAGACAACAGTGGATTTATTGAGGAGGCTGAGCTCAA GTTCTTTCTCCAGCGGTTTTTCCCAGGGGCACGAACTCTGACAGAAAAGGAGATTAAGAGCCTCCTTACAGCTGCAGATGATGATAGTGATGGAAAGATTGGAGCAGAAG AGTTCCAAACAATGGTGTTATCCTGA